One stretch of Rana temporaria chromosome 10, aRanTem1.1, whole genome shotgun sequence DNA includes these proteins:
- the TRIM28 gene encoding transcription intermediary factor 1-beta isoform X2 has product MSASATREKRSAAASVSAAAATATTNNGESGGAEADGQESMENCGVCQARLNTEREPQLLPCLHSVCRDCLSPEPAESSAEPEAAVVNCPVCKNQCLQRDLVENYFLREDSASGQPETIHRCTSCEDNAIANSYCVECTEWLCETCVEAHQRVKYTKDHTVKVKGGSQKESEHTVFCPVHKQEPLMLFCDTCDTLTCRDCQLQGHKDHQYQFFEDAVKNQRKILSALVKRLGEKHTTLQKSTKDVRNSIRQVIDMQKRLQVDVKMAILQIMKELNKRGKLLVSDMQKVTEGHQDKLEKQHWNMTKLQKQQEHILKFASWALESSNNTALLLSKKMIYFQLHHSLKVAVDPVEPLGDLRFQWDSETWTKHAEFFGKIVSDKTGVLPSSHNSNSQVLTPLTNFSPMVQNRSRSGQGREGESSGVDSVGQKRGRNSEGGDNEQLKKVPRVSLERLDVDLSPATQPPVFKVFPGNTTEDYNLIVIERGNAAAAAAAAAGGGDPIVKEEAMETGISIPTGESNEEKPQMRPDGLPESASAARPTSAAGDGVASDASTKSSDAGSARCKVCQKDGTLLTCGQCKHGFHRDCHLPAVEVASGDWKCMLCQDFPKTVQGDVPADIHPSGMSAADQKKCERVLLELFCHDPCRPFHRLSSGADDDPLIDLTLIRAKLQQKLSPSYPNPDEFVKDVWLMFRNISKLAEDKAVVQSIIELQSFFEARLSLLFGDRKFSCLASEVGMDEDQQNESSTQRSSPLSSTSESVSSVRNSGDAE; this is encoded by the exons ATGTCGGCCTCCGCCACTCGTGAGAAGAGGAGCGCGGCCGCCTCGGTCTCCGCCGCCGCTGCTACCGCCACTACTAATAACGGGGAGAGCGGCGGGGCCGAGGCGGACGGACAGGAGTCCATGGAGAACTGCGGGGTGTGCCAAGCCCGACTGAACACCGAGCGGGAGCCGCAGCTGCTGCCCTGCCTGCACTCCGTGTGCCGCGACTGCCTGAGTCCCGAGCCCGCCGAGAGCAGCGCCGAGCCCGAAGCAG CCGTGGTTAATTGTCCAGTGTGTAAGAATCAGTGCTTACAGAGGGACTTGGTTGAAAACTACTTCCTTAGAGAGGATTCGGCATCCGGTCAACCAGAGACTATTCAC AGGTGCACCAGCTGCGAGGACAATGCCATAGCTAATAGTTACTGTGTGGAGTGCACCGAATGGCTGTGCGAGACTTGCGTGGAAGCCCATCAGCGAGTCAAGTATACCAAGGATCATACTGTCAAAGTCAAAG GTGGATCCCAGAAGGAGTCAGAACATACTGTATTCTGCCCAGTCCATAAGCAGGAGCCTCTCATGCTGTTCTGTGATACTTGTGACACATTGACCTGCCGTGACTGCCAACTACAGGGACACAAGGATCACCA GTATCAATTTTTTGAGGATGCTGTCAAGAATCAGCGCAAAATCTTGTCTGCTCTTGTGAAGAGACTTGGAGAAAAACACACTACCCTTCAGAAATCTACCAAGGATGTTCGTAACTC GATTCGTCAAGTGATTGATATGCAGAAGAGGCTACAGGTAGATGTGAAAATGGCCATCTTGCAAATCATGAAAGAGCTCAACAAGCGTGGAAAGCTACTTGTTAGCGATATGCAG AAAGTGACAGAAGGACATCAAGATAAACTAGAAAAGCAGCACTGGAATATGACCAAGCTACAGAAACAGCAAGAACACATTCTGAAGTTTGCTTCCTGGGCCCTTGAGAGCAGCAATAACACCGCTTTGCTGCTTTCCAAAAAAATG ATCTACTTTCAGCTGCACCATTCTCTGAAGGTTGCTGTAGATCCAGTTGAACCATTAGGTGATCTGAGATTTCAGTGGGATTCTGAAACCTGGACAAAACATGCTGAGTTCTTTG gAAAGATTGTATCAGACAAAACTGGTGTCCTGCCATCGTCGCATAATTCTAATTCACAAGTGCTGACACCCCTTACTAACTTCAGTCCAATGGTACAGAACCGGTCCAGATCTGGTCAAGGGAGAG agGGTGAATCTTCTGGGGTGGATTCTGTTGGTCAAAAAAG GGGGCGCAATTCAGAGGGAGGTGATAATGAACAGCTGAAGAAAGTTCCTAGGGTCAGCTTGGAGCGCTTGGATGTTGATCTTAGTCCAGCTACGCAACCCCCAGTTTTTAAAGTGTTTCCTGGAAACACCACAGAGGACTATAATCTAATTGTAATTGAGAGGGGGAATGCAGCTGCTGCTGCAGCGGCAGCAGCGGGTGGAGGAGATCCTATTGTAAAG GAAGAGGCAATGGAAACGGGCATCAGCATCCCAACCGGTGAATCCAATGAGGAAAAACCTCAAATGCGACCCGATGGCCTGCCTGAAAGTGCTTCTGCAGCTCGCCCTACAAGTGCAGCCGGCGATGGGGTTGCTTCAGATGCTAGCACTAAGTCATCAGACGCTGGCTCTGCTCGCTGTAAGGTCTGCCAGAAAGATGGGACACTGCTTACGTGTGGtcaatgtaaacacggcttccacaGAGACTGCCACCTGCCTGCCGTTGAAGTAGCAAG TGGAGACTGGAAGTGTATGCTGTGCCAGGATTTTCCAAAGACTGTTCAAGGAGACGTTCCAGCAGATATCCATCCCTCTGGCATGTCAGCAGCTGATCAGAAG AAGTGTGAACGTGTACTGTTGGAACTATTTTGCCATGACCCGTGCAGGCCTTTTCACAGACTCTCAAGTGGAGCG gACGATGACCCATTGATCGACTTGACACTTATTCGAGCCAAGCTGCAGCAGAAGCTCTCTCCTTCCTACCCCAACCCTGATGAGTTTGTTAAGGATGTCTGGTTGATGTTCAGAAATATCAGCAAGCTTGCAGAG GATAAAGCAGTGGTTCAGTCCATCATCGAGCTGCAGTCATTTTTCGAAGCCAGACTCAGCCTGCTCTTCGGAGATCGCAAGTTTTCTTGCCTCGCAAGCGAAGTGGGCATGGATGAAGATCAGCAGAACGAAAGCTCGACTCAGCGGAGTTCACCCTTGAGCTCAACCAGCGAGAGCGTATCGTCTGTAAGGAACAGCGGTGATGCAGAATAG
- the TRIM28 gene encoding transcription intermediary factor 1-beta isoform X1 yields MSASATREKRSAAASVSAAAATATTNNGESGGAEADGQESMENCGVCQARLNTEREPQLLPCLHSVCRDCLSPEPAESSAEPEAAVVNCPVCKNQCLQRDLVENYFLREDSASGQPETIHRCTSCEDNAIANSYCVECTEWLCETCVEAHQRVKYTKDHTVKVKGGSQKESEHTVFCPVHKQEPLMLFCDTCDTLTCRDCQLQGHKDHQYQFFEDAVKNQRKILSALVKRLGEKHTTLQKSTKDVRNSIRQVIDMQKRLQVDVKMAILQIMKELNKRGKLLVSDMQKVTEGHQDKLEKQHWNMTKLQKQQEHILKFASWALESSNNTALLLSKKMIYFQLHHSLKVAVDPVEPLGDLRFQWDSETWTKHAEFFGKIVSDKTGVLPSSHNSNSQVLTPLTNFSPMVQNRSRSGQGRGNFIQDDFAEGESSGVDSVGQKRGRNSEGGDNEQLKKVPRVSLERLDVDLSPATQPPVFKVFPGNTTEDYNLIVIERGNAAAAAAAAAGGGDPIVKEEAMETGISIPTGESNEEKPQMRPDGLPESASAARPTSAAGDGVASDASTKSSDAGSARCKVCQKDGTLLTCGQCKHGFHRDCHLPAVEVASGDWKCMLCQDFPKTVQGDVPADIHPSGMSAADQKKCERVLLELFCHDPCRPFHRLSSGADDDPLIDLTLIRAKLQQKLSPSYPNPDEFVKDVWLMFRNISKLAEDKAVVQSIIELQSFFEARLSLLFGDRKFSCLASEVGMDEDQQNESSTQRSSPLSSTSESVSSVRNSGDAE; encoded by the exons ATGTCGGCCTCCGCCACTCGTGAGAAGAGGAGCGCGGCCGCCTCGGTCTCCGCCGCCGCTGCTACCGCCACTACTAATAACGGGGAGAGCGGCGGGGCCGAGGCGGACGGACAGGAGTCCATGGAGAACTGCGGGGTGTGCCAAGCCCGACTGAACACCGAGCGGGAGCCGCAGCTGCTGCCCTGCCTGCACTCCGTGTGCCGCGACTGCCTGAGTCCCGAGCCCGCCGAGAGCAGCGCCGAGCCCGAAGCAG CCGTGGTTAATTGTCCAGTGTGTAAGAATCAGTGCTTACAGAGGGACTTGGTTGAAAACTACTTCCTTAGAGAGGATTCGGCATCCGGTCAACCAGAGACTATTCAC AGGTGCACCAGCTGCGAGGACAATGCCATAGCTAATAGTTACTGTGTGGAGTGCACCGAATGGCTGTGCGAGACTTGCGTGGAAGCCCATCAGCGAGTCAAGTATACCAAGGATCATACTGTCAAAGTCAAAG GTGGATCCCAGAAGGAGTCAGAACATACTGTATTCTGCCCAGTCCATAAGCAGGAGCCTCTCATGCTGTTCTGTGATACTTGTGACACATTGACCTGCCGTGACTGCCAACTACAGGGACACAAGGATCACCA GTATCAATTTTTTGAGGATGCTGTCAAGAATCAGCGCAAAATCTTGTCTGCTCTTGTGAAGAGACTTGGAGAAAAACACACTACCCTTCAGAAATCTACCAAGGATGTTCGTAACTC GATTCGTCAAGTGATTGATATGCAGAAGAGGCTACAGGTAGATGTGAAAATGGCCATCTTGCAAATCATGAAAGAGCTCAACAAGCGTGGAAAGCTACTTGTTAGCGATATGCAG AAAGTGACAGAAGGACATCAAGATAAACTAGAAAAGCAGCACTGGAATATGACCAAGCTACAGAAACAGCAAGAACACATTCTGAAGTTTGCTTCCTGGGCCCTTGAGAGCAGCAATAACACCGCTTTGCTGCTTTCCAAAAAAATG ATCTACTTTCAGCTGCACCATTCTCTGAAGGTTGCTGTAGATCCAGTTGAACCATTAGGTGATCTGAGATTTCAGTGGGATTCTGAAACCTGGACAAAACATGCTGAGTTCTTTG gAAAGATTGTATCAGACAAAACTGGTGTCCTGCCATCGTCGCATAATTCTAATTCACAAGTGCTGACACCCCTTACTAACTTCAGTCCAATGGTACAGAACCGGTCCAGATCTGGTCAAGGGAGAGGTAACTTTATTCAAGATGACTTTGCAG agGGTGAATCTTCTGGGGTGGATTCTGTTGGTCAAAAAAG GGGGCGCAATTCAGAGGGAGGTGATAATGAACAGCTGAAGAAAGTTCCTAGGGTCAGCTTGGAGCGCTTGGATGTTGATCTTAGTCCAGCTACGCAACCCCCAGTTTTTAAAGTGTTTCCTGGAAACACCACAGAGGACTATAATCTAATTGTAATTGAGAGGGGGAATGCAGCTGCTGCTGCAGCGGCAGCAGCGGGTGGAGGAGATCCTATTGTAAAG GAAGAGGCAATGGAAACGGGCATCAGCATCCCAACCGGTGAATCCAATGAGGAAAAACCTCAAATGCGACCCGATGGCCTGCCTGAAAGTGCTTCTGCAGCTCGCCCTACAAGTGCAGCCGGCGATGGGGTTGCTTCAGATGCTAGCACTAAGTCATCAGACGCTGGCTCTGCTCGCTGTAAGGTCTGCCAGAAAGATGGGACACTGCTTACGTGTGGtcaatgtaaacacggcttccacaGAGACTGCCACCTGCCTGCCGTTGAAGTAGCAAG TGGAGACTGGAAGTGTATGCTGTGCCAGGATTTTCCAAAGACTGTTCAAGGAGACGTTCCAGCAGATATCCATCCCTCTGGCATGTCAGCAGCTGATCAGAAG AAGTGTGAACGTGTACTGTTGGAACTATTTTGCCATGACCCGTGCAGGCCTTTTCACAGACTCTCAAGTGGAGCG gACGATGACCCATTGATCGACTTGACACTTATTCGAGCCAAGCTGCAGCAGAAGCTCTCTCCTTCCTACCCCAACCCTGATGAGTTTGTTAAGGATGTCTGGTTGATGTTCAGAAATATCAGCAAGCTTGCAGAG GATAAAGCAGTGGTTCAGTCCATCATCGAGCTGCAGTCATTTTTCGAAGCCAGACTCAGCCTGCTCTTCGGAGATCGCAAGTTTTCTTGCCTCGCAAGCGAAGTGGGCATGGATGAAGATCAGCAGAACGAAAGCTCGACTCAGCGGAGTTCACCCTTGAGCTCAACCAGCGAGAGCGTATCGTCTGTAAGGAACAGCGGTGATGCAGAATAG